One part of the Streptomyces lydicus genome encodes these proteins:
- a CDS encoding uridine kinase family protein has translation MLLTGPSGSGKTSLAARSGLPVLNLDDFYKEAADPSLPQLADGGGADWDSPLSWDAGAAVAAIDALCRTGRAEVPVYDIAASARVGGSVLELGGAGLFIAEGIFAADVIAACRAAGVLADALCLRGRPSTTFRRRLVRDLREGRKSAPYLMRRGLRLMRGERAVVARHTALGAHACAGPEALARIAAARTAGAPVSS, from the coding sequence GTGCTGCTGACGGGCCCGTCCGGTTCCGGCAAGACGTCGCTGGCCGCGCGCAGCGGCCTGCCGGTCCTCAACCTCGACGACTTCTACAAGGAGGCGGCGGACCCGAGCCTGCCGCAGCTGGCCGACGGTGGCGGCGCGGACTGGGATTCGCCGCTGTCCTGGGACGCCGGTGCGGCCGTGGCGGCGATCGACGCCCTGTGCCGTACGGGGCGTGCGGAGGTTCCGGTGTACGACATCGCCGCGAGTGCCCGGGTCGGTGGGTCCGTGCTGGAGCTGGGCGGGGCGGGCCTGTTCATCGCGGAGGGCATCTTCGCCGCCGATGTCATCGCGGCCTGCCGGGCGGCGGGGGTGCTGGCGGATGCGCTGTGCCTGCGGGGCCGGCCGTCCACGACGTTCCGCCGGCGGCTGGTGCGCGATCTGCGGGAGGGCCGCAAGTCGGCGCCGTATCTGATGCGTCGCGGGCTGCGGCTGATGCGCGGCGAGCGTGCCGTGGTGGCCCGGCACACCGCGCTGGGTGCGCATGCGTGCGCGGGGCCGGAGGCCCTGGCGCGGATCGCGGCCGCGCGGACGGCGGGCGCGCCGGTCAGCTCCTGA
- a CDS encoding OsmC family protein, whose protein sequence is MPGQHSYRATVTWTGNTGSGTSGYRAYGREHEVRAEGPPPLAGTADPAFRGSADRWNPEQLLLASLAQCHMLTYLALCALAGVVVTGYVDDAEGSMAEDGAGGGRFTGVVLRPRVEVASAGDAERARALHGDAHQKCFIANSVNFPVRHEPVVSVRGA, encoded by the coding sequence ATGCCGGGACAGCACAGCTACCGCGCCACCGTCACCTGGACCGGCAACACCGGTTCCGGGACCAGCGGATACCGCGCGTACGGGCGGGAGCACGAGGTGCGCGCCGAGGGGCCGCCGCCGCTCGCGGGCACCGCGGATCCGGCGTTCCGCGGCTCGGCGGACCGCTGGAATCCGGAGCAGTTGCTGCTGGCGTCGCTGGCGCAGTGCCACATGCTGACGTATCTGGCGCTGTGCGCGCTGGCGGGTGTGGTGGTGACGGGGTACGTGGACGACGCGGAGGGCTCGATGGCGGAGGACGGTGCGGGCGGCGGGCGGTTCACCGGCGTGGTACTGCGGCCGCGGGTCGAGGTGGCGTCGGCGGGCGACGCCGAGCGGGCGCGGGCGCTGCACGGTGACGCGCATCAGAAGTGCTTCATCGCCAACTCGGTGAATTTCCCGGTGCGGCACGAGCCGGTGGTGTCGGTGCGGGGCGCCTAG
- a CDS encoding SigE family RNA polymerase sigma factor, which produces MNTLHGTTSSAVITRLHDVVRTTEKSGAAGLGGARSCTRGVPRQRPPYMVAIDATTVTVTGGDAAHGGAAAHGGDNGGAEYGEATGERRSASEAAEAEAAFTAYVQERRASLYATAYHLTGDRYEAEDLLQSALFSTYRAWDRISDKAALGGYLRRTMTNLHISAWRRRKLNEYPTEELPETAGEVDAMRGTELRAVLWQALARLPETQRTMLVLRYYEGRTDPEIADILNISVGTVKSSIWRALRRLREDDVLSFGRDEEESFGELVA; this is translated from the coding sequence ATGAACACACTGCACGGCACGACTTCCAGCGCAGTTATCACGCGACTCCACGACGTCGTACGGACCACCGAGAAGTCCGGTGCCGCGGGGCTCGGCGGCGCGCGCAGCTGCACCCGCGGCGTCCCGCGTCAGCGGCCGCCCTACATGGTGGCCATCGACGCGACGACGGTCACCGTCACCGGGGGAGACGCGGCGCACGGGGGAGCCGCCGCACACGGGGGAGACAACGGGGGAGCGGAGTACGGGGAGGCCACGGGGGAACGGCGTTCCGCGTCGGAGGCGGCCGAGGCCGAAGCGGCCTTCACCGCCTACGTCCAGGAGCGCCGCGCCTCCCTGTACGCCACCGCCTACCACCTGACCGGCGACCGCTACGAGGCCGAGGACCTGCTGCAGAGCGCCCTGTTCTCGACCTACCGCGCCTGGGACCGGATCAGCGACAAGGCGGCGCTCGGCGGCTATCTGCGCCGCACCATGACCAACCTGCACATCAGCGCCTGGCGCCGGCGCAAGCTCAACGAGTACCCGACCGAGGAGCTGCCGGAGACGGCCGGCGAGGTGGACGCGATGCGCGGCACCGAACTGCGCGCCGTGCTGTGGCAGGCGCTGGCCCGGCTGCCCGAGACGCAGCGCACCATGCTGGTCCTGCGCTACTACGAGGGCCGTACGGACCCGGAGATCGCGGACATTCTCAACATCAGTGTCGGCACGGTGAAGTCGAGCATCTGGCGCGCCCTGCGTCGGCTGCGCGAGGACGACGTCCTCAGCTTCGGCCGTGACGAGGAGGAGTCCTTCGGCGAGCTGGTGGCCTGA
- the afsQ1 gene encoding two-component system response regulator AfsQ1 gives MPFLLLIEDDDAIRTALELSLSRQGHRVVTAATGEDGLKLLREQRPDLIVLDVMLPGIDGFEVCRRIRRTDQLPIILLTARNDDIDVVVGLESGADDYVVKPVQGRVLDARIRAVLRRGERESSDSATFGSLVIDRSAMTVTKNGEDLQLTPTELRLLLELSRRPGQALSRQQLLRLVWEHDYLGDSRLVDACVQRLRAKVEDVPSSPTLIRTVRGVGYRLDSPQ, from the coding sequence GTGCCTTTCCTGTTGCTGATCGAGGACGACGACGCCATCCGCACGGCCCTCGAACTCTCGCTGTCCCGCCAGGGTCACCGTGTGGTGACCGCGGCGACGGGCGAGGACGGCCTGAAGCTGCTGCGTGAGCAGCGCCCGGACCTGATCGTGCTGGATGTGATGCTGCCGGGCATCGACGGTTTCGAGGTGTGCCGGCGGATCAGGCGTACGGACCAGCTGCCCATCATCCTGCTCACCGCGCGCAACGACGACATCGACGTCGTGGTGGGGCTGGAGTCCGGTGCCGACGACTATGTCGTCAAGCCGGTCCAGGGGCGGGTGCTGGACGCCCGTATCCGGGCGGTGCTGCGCCGGGGCGAGCGGGAGTCGAGCGACTCGGCGACGTTCGGCTCGCTGGTCATCGACCGGTCGGCGATGACGGTCACCAAGAACGGCGAGGACCTGCAACTGACGCCGACGGAGCTGCGGTTGCTGCTGGAACTCAGTCGCCGGCCGGGCCAGGCGCTGTCGCGGCAGCAGCTGCTGCGGCTGGTGTGGGAGCACGACTACCTCGGCGACTCGCGCCTGGTGGACGCCTGCGTCCAGCGGCTGCGCGCGAAGGTGGAGGACGTTCCCTCCTCGCCGACGCTGATCCGTACGGTCCGTGGCGTCGGCTACCGGCTGGACTCCCCGCAGTGA
- a CDS encoding sensor histidine kinase: MTERSHDGGAPDEGADGGAGSGAHAPAGRRVPRLLGRASGLLRWTSLRLRLVVVFALVALTAAVSASGIAYWLNRNTVLDRTQNAVLNDFRKSLEDSTRSLPLRPRCSELQDAARQMAAGPQNYAVLLIGVDREGKDCAATTDKNLLTLKNVPASLRSAVEQVRPVDESNRYSHHLYWQRKELGDAPYLVAGAKVIGGGPTGYMIKSLATERQDLNSLAWSLGIATALALVGSALLAQAAATTVLRPVQRLGHAARQLGEGRLDTRLRVTGTDELADLSRTFNRTAERLQQRVEELSGREAASRRFVADMSHELRTPLTAITAVSEVLEEEADSLDPMIAPAVQLVVSETRRLNDLVENLMEVTRFDAGTARLVLDDVDVADQVTACIDARAWLDAVDLDADRGIVARLDPRRLDVILANLIGNALKHGGSPVRVSVRTEEGRGADAGGGEAAGAGEDGGGAAGAGAEGPEGGAAGEPAAETAGADRAGGGELVIRVRDHGPGIPEEVLPHVFDRFYKASASRPRSEGSGLGLSIALENAHIHGGEITAANLPEGGAVFTLRLPMDASPLADGEERDGGRDRAAGEGPEGGR, encoded by the coding sequence GTGACGGAACGTTCCCACGACGGCGGGGCGCCCGACGAGGGCGCGGACGGCGGGGCCGGGAGCGGCGCGCACGCGCCCGCCGGGCGCCGGGTGCCGCGGCTGCTGGGGCGGGCGTCGGGGCTGCTGCGCTGGACGAGTCTGCGGCTGCGGCTGGTGGTGGTCTTCGCGCTGGTGGCGCTGACCGCGGCGGTCTCCGCGTCCGGCATCGCGTACTGGCTCAACCGCAACACGGTGCTGGACCGCACCCAGAACGCGGTCCTGAACGACTTCCGCAAGTCGCTGGAGGACAGCACCCGGTCGCTTCCGCTGCGGCCGCGGTGCTCCGAACTCCAGGACGCGGCACGGCAGATGGCCGCCGGGCCGCAGAACTACGCGGTGCTGCTGATCGGTGTGGACCGTGAGGGCAAGGACTGCGCGGCCACGACGGACAAGAACCTGCTGACGCTCAAGAACGTGCCCGCGTCGCTGCGCAGCGCGGTCGAGCAGGTCCGCCCGGTCGACGAGTCCAACCGCTACTCCCACCACCTGTACTGGCAGCGCAAGGAGCTCGGGGACGCCCCGTACCTGGTCGCCGGGGCGAAGGTGATCGGCGGCGGGCCGACCGGCTACATGATCAAGTCGCTGGCGACCGAGCGGCAGGACCTCAACTCGCTGGCCTGGTCGCTGGGCATCGCCACGGCGCTGGCGCTGGTCGGGTCGGCCCTGCTGGCGCAGGCCGCCGCGACGACGGTGCTGCGGCCCGTGCAGCGGCTGGGGCACGCGGCGCGGCAGCTGGGCGAGGGACGGCTGGACACCCGGCTGCGGGTGACCGGTACCGATGAACTCGCCGATCTGTCGCGCACGTTCAACCGTACGGCGGAGCGGCTGCAGCAGCGGGTGGAGGAGCTGAGCGGCCGGGAGGCGGCGTCGCGTCGCTTCGTCGCGGACATGTCGCACGAGCTGCGGACGCCGCTGACGGCGATCACCGCGGTCTCGGAGGTGCTGGAGGAGGAGGCCGACTCCCTCGACCCGATGATCGCGCCCGCCGTCCAGCTGGTGGTCAGCGAGACCCGTCGACTGAACGACCTGGTGGAGAACCTGATGGAGGTGACCCGCTTCGACGCGGGCACGGCCCGGCTGGTGCTGGACGACGTCGACGTGGCGGACCAGGTGACCGCCTGCATCGACGCCCGCGCCTGGCTGGACGCGGTGGACCTGGACGCGGACCGCGGCATCGTGGCGCGGCTGGATCCCCGCCGGCTGGACGTCATCCTGGCGAATCTGATCGGCAACGCCCTCAAGCACGGCGGGTCGCCGGTGCGGGTGTCGGTGCGGACGGAGGAGGGCCGGGGGGCGGACGCGGGCGGCGGTGAGGCGGCCGGTGCCGGCGAGGACGGCGGCGGCGCGGCCGGGGCGGGCGCCGAGGGCCCGGAGGGCGGCGCGGCCGGCGAGCCCGCTGCGGAGACCGCGGGCGCGGACCGGGCCGGAGGCGGTGAGCTGGTGATCCGGGTACGCGATCACGGCCCCGGCATCCCGGAGGAAGTCCTTCCGCATGTCTTCGACCGTTTCTACAAGGCCAGCGCCTCGCGCCCCCGTTCGGAGGGCAGCGGCCTGGGCCTGTCCATCGCCCTGGAGAACGCGCACATCCACGGCGGTGAGATCACCGCGGCCAACCTCCCCGAGGGCGGCGCGGTCTTCACCCTGCGGCTGCCGATGGACGCCTCCCCGCTGGCGGACGGCGAGGAGCGGGACGGCGGCCGCGACCGCGCCGCCGGCGAGGGCCCGGAGGGCGGACGATGA
- a CDS encoding VanZ family protein produces MQRHGPGSTAAPRMRVTGLLLLVAHLSIVGWLTLRPRTVPWVPAANLEPLATIRAELAHGLSWDAVQHLGGSVLLLAPLGVLLPLSAGRLNVSPLVSLTRTVFAGAMIALAIELLQSGVPGRVPDIDSVLLGALGVALVHLAVVPGARSRLRRRYEHVGDTTPRIPRVGVARQADVLTGSRTYL; encoded by the coding sequence GTGCAGCGTCATGGCCCCGGCAGCACCGCCGCCCCCCGTATGCGCGTCACCGGACTTCTCCTCCTCGTGGCGCATCTGTCGATCGTCGGCTGGCTCACGCTGCGACCCCGTACGGTGCCGTGGGTGCCCGCGGCGAATCTCGAACCGCTGGCGACGATCCGGGCGGAACTGGCGCACGGGCTGTCGTGGGACGCCGTGCAGCACCTGGGCGGCTCGGTGCTGCTGCTGGCGCCGCTGGGGGTGCTGCTGCCGCTCTCGGCCGGGCGCCTGAACGTTTCGCCGCTGGTGTCGCTGACCCGCACCGTGTTCGCCGGCGCAATGATCGCGCTGGCCATCGAGCTGCTGCAGTCAGGGGTGCCCGGCCGGGTCCCGGACATCGACTCCGTGCTGCTGGGCGCCCTCGGGGTGGCCCTGGTGCACCTCGCGGTGGTACCAGGGGCCCGGTCCCGGCTCCGCCGCCGGTACGAGCATGTCGGGGATACGACCCCGAGGATCCCCAGGGTCGGAGTAGCCCGGCAGGCTGACGTGCTGACGGGCAGCCGGACCTACCTTTGA
- a CDS encoding PspC domain-containing protein, producing MAAALVRPRNNRMIAGVCAGLARRFGMSPATMRVIFVVSCLLPGPQFLVYLALWILLPSEDKAAATAW from the coding sequence ATGGCCGCCGCATTGGTCCGCCCCCGCAACAACCGAATGATCGCCGGAGTGTGCGCGGGCCTGGCCCGTCGCTTCGGTATGAGCCCGGCGACGATGCGCGTGATCTTCGTGGTGTCGTGTCTGCTGCCCGGCCCGCAGTTCCTGGTCTACCTGGCGCTGTGGATACTCCTGCCCTCGGAGGACAAGGCCGCCGCGACCGCCTGGTAG
- a CDS encoding adenosine deaminase codes for MTSETTLPTSEQIRRAPKVLLHDHLDGGLRPATVVDLARATGYDGLPETDPEKLGIWFREAADSGSLERYLETFAHTCAVMQTRDALARVAAECAEDLAADGVVYAEVRYAPEQHLEQGLTLEEVVEAVNEGFREGERRARENGHRIRVGALLTAMRHAARALEIAELANRYRDTGVVGFDIAGAEAGYPPTRHLDAFEYLKRENNHFTIHAGEAFGLPSIWQALQWCGADRLGHGVRIIDDIEVADDGSVTLGRLASYVRDKRIPLEMCPTSNLQTGAAPSYAEHPIGLLRRLQFRLTVNTDNRLMSGTNMSLEFEHLVKTFRYTLDDMQWFTVNAMKSAFIPFDERLAMINDVIKPGYAELRAEWLFRPAPAKAPLSSESDRA; via the coding sequence ATGACGAGCGAGACCACCCTTCCGACCAGTGAACAGATCCGCCGCGCCCCCAAGGTGCTGCTCCACGACCACCTCGACGGCGGACTGCGTCCCGCCACGGTCGTCGACCTGGCCCGCGCCACCGGCTACGACGGCCTGCCCGAGACCGACCCCGAGAAGCTCGGGATCTGGTTCCGTGAGGCCGCCGACTCCGGCTCGCTCGAGCGCTACCTGGAGACCTTCGCGCACACCTGCGCCGTCATGCAGACCCGCGACGCACTGGCCCGGGTGGCCGCCGAGTGCGCCGAGGACCTGGCCGCCGACGGCGTCGTCTACGCCGAGGTCCGGTACGCGCCCGAGCAGCACCTGGAGCAGGGGCTGACCCTCGAAGAGGTCGTCGAGGCCGTCAACGAGGGCTTCCGCGAGGGCGAGCGGCGGGCCCGCGAGAACGGCCACCGCATCCGTGTCGGCGCCCTGCTGACCGCCATGCGGCACGCCGCCCGGGCCCTGGAGATCGCCGAACTCGCCAACCGCTACCGCGACACCGGCGTCGTCGGCTTCGACATCGCCGGCGCCGAGGCCGGCTACCCGCCCACCCGCCACCTCGACGCCTTCGAGTACCTCAAGCGGGAGAACAACCACTTCACCATCCACGCCGGTGAAGCCTTCGGCCTGCCGTCCATCTGGCAGGCGCTCCAGTGGTGCGGCGCCGACCGGCTGGGTCACGGCGTCCGGATCATCGACGACATCGAGGTCGCCGACGACGGCTCGGTCACCCTCGGCCGGCTCGCCTCGTACGTGCGCGACAAGCGCATCCCGCTGGAGATGTGCCCCACCTCCAACCTCCAGACCGGTGCGGCGCCCTCCTACGCGGAGCACCCCATCGGCCTGCTGCGCCGGCTGCAGTTCAGGCTCACCGTCAACACCGACAACCGGCTGATGAGCGGTACGAACATGTCGCTGGAATTCGAGCACCTGGTCAAGACATTCCGGTACACGCTCGATGACATGCAGTGGTTTACAGTCAATGCGATGAAATCAGCGTTCATTCCTTTCGATGAACGTCTGGCCATGATCAATGACGTCATCAAGCCCGGATACGCCGAACTGCGGGCCGAATGGCTCTTCCGCCCGGCGCCGGCAAAGGCCCCTCTGAGCAGTGAGTCTGACCGTGCGTAA
- a CDS encoding alpha/beta hydrolase, whose translation MAQQALPEREARLGRPLGSGGTERAVTGVALLLPGGGPTGVRRPSPVTALAVRPLAARLARAGRSEGLATHVVHYRCRGWNGTAAHPARDASWALEEVVRRYGDVPVCLVGTGMGARAALHAAGHPAVNSVLALAPWLPAPRTRDEHPDPVKQLIGRRVLLVHGTNDERHDPDLSYRYAERAKKVNRDTCRFEVHSDGHSLHQHRAEVHALATDFLLGSLFARDYARPVRDALAAPPPLGLRMPLASGFGTSLRH comes from the coding sequence ATGGCTCAGCAAGCGCTGCCGGAGCGTGAGGCCCGGCTCGGAAGACCGCTGGGATCGGGCGGTACGGAGCGGGCGGTGACCGGGGTCGCCCTCCTGCTGCCGGGCGGCGGCCCGACCGGGGTACGGCGCCCGTCCCCGGTGACCGCGCTGGCGGTGCGCCCGCTCGCGGCCCGGCTGGCGAGGGCGGGCCGGTCCGAGGGGCTGGCGACGCACGTCGTGCACTACCGCTGCCGCGGCTGGAACGGCACCGCGGCCCATCCGGCCCGCGACGCCTCCTGGGCCCTGGAGGAGGTGGTCCGCCGCTACGGCGACGTCCCGGTCTGCCTCGTCGGCACGGGCATGGGCGCCCGCGCCGCCCTGCACGCCGCCGGCCACCCGGCCGTCAACTCGGTGCTCGCGCTGGCCCCTTGGCTGCCGGCCCCCCGCACCCGCGACGAGCACCCCGATCCGGTGAAACAGCTCATCGGCCGCCGGGTCCTGCTCGTCCACGGCACCAACGACGAACGTCACGACCCCGACCTCTCCTACCGCTACGCCGAGCGCGCGAAGAAGGTCAACCGCGACACCTGCCGCTTCGAGGTCCACTCCGACGGCCACTCCCTGCACCAGCACCGCGCCGAAGTACACGCCCTGGCAACGGACTTCCTGCTCGGCTCACTCTTCGCCCGCGACTACGCCCGCCCCGTCCGCGACGCCCTGGCCGCACCCCCACCCCTCGGCCTCCGCATGCCCCTGGCCTCGGGCTTCGGCACTTCCCTGCGGCACTGA
- a CDS encoding AAA family ATPase gives MPIGPRYRRVSALQRQFFDREAVLAAYEEALHALPSSGEPQVFNIVGIGGIGKSRLLQELRNRTGQGYRTARLDLQIPALRQQEDALAVLRTEFGAQGVKFDRFDIAYAVLWQRVHPQLRMDRTRTPFAEESDVLSKILDDAMGFPVFGTAAGLVRLTDRALSNRSRKQRIKSDPTLQDLDNLSNAELGYAVSYLLAEELREASTEQPFVLFVDAYEALVPTPLPGGKSFGADAWLRDLLGQLQGGLAVVASREPLHWAAYDEDWASVIRHVPVEGLPMTARLDLLSAAGITEGGRQRSIAEASAGVPFYLHLAIDTYLQNPARLETTITSEHIVQRFLQHVPPDEVRILELLSVARTFDFGAFRALGRAFNLPTHLLTWESLTAYSFAYPLSQGWYRLHQLMVAALQSHLSPAVKRSVHDRLRAYWDEVADRLERSPDGGGVSRSSPLREAVHHGLHAETITAEHIHEYADRGMAMGGRQVVDGIVKDLREYLAARPGADSSVREAADCLEAESLLSRGDARAVIDLAPEVDGRAGSAVSARLSLAAANARRIAGESGTAARIFQQVWEEQTGPVRLSAGFCLADIRMWQGDFAAAFDLAEAVYGMSGTDKPVLRGDVKRLLHLGHRFLLSFDAAETLLHEAEAEYRRAEDPYGLANIRTNRAELLVFTGPEAAVAEAGEALAVQRELGAQHEIGKAYTAMAMAQIRLGEFDRAASSFHGAYEALDRAGYRSGRARADMYRAFLLLRQGDRGEALATWRRAAAEFEVCDVYPSLILAIHRAVVRLGEDDPGLADAALRARNRLRPLGAPDALERRTDDVLSQFFGGTV, from the coding sequence ATGCCCATTGGGCCGCGATACCGGCGGGTCTCCGCTCTGCAACGGCAGTTCTTCGACCGGGAAGCCGTGCTGGCCGCGTACGAGGAGGCCCTGCACGCGCTCCCCTCCTCCGGTGAACCGCAGGTCTTCAACATCGTGGGCATCGGGGGGATCGGAAAGTCCCGGTTGCTTCAGGAGCTCCGCAACCGGACCGGCCAGGGGTACCGGACGGCCCGCCTCGACCTGCAGATTCCGGCGCTGCGGCAGCAGGAGGACGCGCTGGCCGTGTTACGTACCGAGTTCGGTGCGCAGGGCGTGAAATTCGACCGGTTCGACATCGCCTATGCGGTCCTGTGGCAGCGGGTGCACCCTCAGCTCCGGATGGACCGCACGCGTACGCCGTTCGCGGAGGAGAGCGACGTCCTGTCGAAGATCCTCGACGATGCCATGGGCTTTCCGGTGTTCGGTACCGCGGCGGGACTGGTCCGGCTGACGGACCGGGCGCTGTCCAACCGGAGCCGCAAACAGCGCATCAAGTCCGACCCCACCCTGCAGGACCTCGACAATCTCTCCAACGCCGAACTCGGTTACGCGGTCTCCTACCTGCTCGCCGAGGAACTCCGCGAGGCGAGCACCGAGCAGCCCTTCGTGCTGTTCGTGGACGCCTACGAGGCGCTGGTGCCCACTCCGCTGCCCGGCGGGAAGAGCTTCGGTGCCGATGCCTGGCTGCGTGATCTGCTCGGCCAGCTGCAGGGCGGACTCGCCGTGGTGGCCAGCCGCGAGCCGCTGCACTGGGCGGCGTACGACGAGGACTGGGCCTCGGTGATCAGGCACGTGCCGGTGGAGGGCCTGCCGATGACCGCGCGGCTCGACCTGCTGTCCGCCGCGGGAATCACCGAGGGCGGCAGGCAGCGGTCGATCGCCGAAGCCAGCGCCGGCGTGCCGTTCTATCTGCATCTGGCCATCGACACCTACCTCCAGAATCCGGCCCGGCTGGAGACGACGATCACCTCCGAGCACATCGTCCAGCGGTTCCTGCAGCACGTCCCGCCGGACGAGGTGCGGATTCTGGAGCTGCTCAGCGTGGCCCGCACCTTCGACTTCGGGGCCTTCCGGGCGCTGGGCCGGGCGTTCAACCTGCCGACCCATCTGCTGACCTGGGAGTCGCTCACCGCGTATTCGTTCGCCTATCCGCTCTCCCAGGGCTGGTACCGGCTGCACCAGCTCATGGTGGCCGCGCTGCAGTCCCACCTCTCCCCCGCCGTGAAGCGTTCCGTCCACGACCGGCTGCGGGCGTACTGGGACGAGGTGGCGGACCGTCTCGAACGAAGCCCCGACGGTGGCGGGGTCTCCCGTTCGTCCCCGCTGCGCGAGGCCGTCCACCACGGTCTGCACGCCGAGACGATCACCGCGGAGCACATCCACGAGTACGCGGACCGCGGTATGGCGATGGGGGGCCGGCAAGTGGTCGACGGGATCGTGAAGGACCTGCGGGAGTACCTGGCGGCCCGCCCCGGGGCCGACAGTTCCGTCCGGGAGGCAGCCGACTGCCTGGAGGCGGAGTCGCTGCTGTCGCGCGGCGATGCCCGCGCGGTGATCGATCTGGCCCCGGAGGTGGACGGGCGGGCCGGCAGCGCGGTGTCGGCGAGGCTCTCCCTCGCGGCGGCCAACGCCCGGCGGATCGCGGGGGAAAGCGGCACGGCCGCCCGCATCTTCCAGCAGGTGTGGGAGGAGCAGACCGGTCCGGTGCGGCTCTCGGCGGGCTTCTGTCTGGCCGACATCAGGATGTGGCAAGGCGATTTCGCCGCGGCCTTCGACCTCGCCGAGGCCGTGTACGGGATGAGCGGGACGGACAAACCCGTGCTCCGCGGCGACGTCAAACGGCTGCTGCACCTCGGCCATCGGTTCCTCCTCTCCTTCGACGCGGCGGAGACGCTGCTCCACGAGGCCGAGGCGGAGTACCGGCGCGCCGAGGACCCGTACGGGCTGGCGAACATCCGGACCAACCGTGCCGAGCTGCTGGTGTTCACCGGCCCCGAGGCGGCCGTCGCGGAGGCCGGTGAAGCCCTGGCCGTCCAGCGGGAACTCGGCGCCCAGCACGAGATCGGCAAGGCGTACACGGCCATGGCGATGGCCCAGATCCGGCTCGGCGAGTTCGACCGCGCCGCCTCGTCCTTCCACGGTGCGTACGAGGCACTCGACCGGGCGGGCTACCGCTCCGGCAGGGCGAGAGCCGACATGTACCGGGCCTTCCTGCTGCTGCGGCAGGGGGACCGCGGTGAGGCGCTGGCGACCTGGCGGAGGGCAGCGGCCGAGTTCGAGGTCTGCGATGTCTATCCCTCCCTGATACTGGCCATCCACCGGGCGGTCGTACGGCTCGGCGAGGACGATCCGGGGCTGGCGGACGCCGCGCTGCGCGCCCGCAACCGCCTCCGGCCGCTGGGGGCACCGGACGCGTTGGAACGCCGGACGGACGACGTGCTGTCCCAGTTCTTCGGGGGAACCGTATGA